The region CAACAAAATATACTGCTGGGCCGGTGGCGGCTTGGTTGCTGATTCAAAAGTTGATAGCGAATACCAAGAAACTTTTGATAAGGTAAGAAAAATACTACCTGTGCTGAGTAAATAGCGCGTTATATGAGGGGTGAGTTATGGACAAACAGGATTTTGTGCAACGGTTTCAATATCAATCATTAGAGCCTTCAACTCACCGCTTTAAATTTCCGCGTGCCGTAAAAGAGTCGGCAGTACTTATCCCGCTGTGCCAAACCACCCCTGACTCTAATGAGCTTTCCATCGTACTCACTAAGCGCGCAAGCCACTTAAAACACCACCCTGGGCAAGTGAGCTTTCCCGGTGGCAAGGTCGAAGAAAGCGATCAATCCAAAGTTGATACGGCGCTGCGCGAAGCGGAAGAAGAAATCGGTTTAGCGCGCCAGCAAATAAATGTGATTGGTCAACTGCGTGACTACCATACCATCACGGGTTTTAATATTACGCCCATTATTGGCTTAGTAGAGGGAGCCATGGCGCTTAACATCGACCATAACGAAGTTGCGGAAGTGTTTACTGTGCCGCTAAAGCACTTTATCGATGGTAAAAACCACACCAAACTTGCCACCTACCATCGAGGCTTCAAGCATTTTGTGCATTTTATGCCTTATCAAAAACACCAAATATGGGGGGCAACGGCTGCAATCATCGCAGATCTTGTCGCCCACTTATCGCCTGAGCCTGCTGGGGTATAAGCGCATTAGGCACGCGCTAGTCAACTTATGCCAGTCAAGTAAAGCTGACAGTATCATCTATAATTTAGCGTATAACTGAACCCGTTAGTTTTTTATTGAATAGCTTTTCTGTAAAATTACCGAATTATATTTTCAATAAAAATAAATAAGCGATTTTTTATTCAGGTATTTGCATGATAAGTGTATTTGATATGTTTTCAGTGGGCATTGGCCCTTCCAGCTCTCATACGGTTGGTCCGATGCGAGCGGCGAAGTTATTTGCCGAGCATTTAGCCGAGCAAGCCTTGGTCAACAAAACCGATCGTATCCGCTGTGAATTATTTGGTTCACTTGGGCAAACCGGTATTGGTCATGGCACAGGCAAAGCGGTTATTCTTGGCTTAACTGGCCAGGCACCAGAAACCATTCCGGTCGAGTCAATTGAACAAATCTTGGCAGAGACGGTTGCCAGTGAGCACATCAATCTATTGGGTGAGCACGCGATAGCTTTTCCAAAAGCCAATGCCATTATTTATCACCGTCGTAAAACCTTGCCAGCACATGCCAATGCCATGACCTTGTATGCCTATCAAGGCGACGAAGTCATTTTCGAGGAAACCTACTACAGTATTGGCGGCGGTTTTATCGTACAAGATTGTGATTTTGAAAAAGAAAAAGACAAAGCGCTATCACTACATACCAATATCAAACGCCCACACATTTTTTCAACCGCTGATGAGCTGATTAAAGAGGCCAATGAAAAGGGCCTTAGTATCAGTACCATTATGATGAACAATGAAAAATGTTTGTCCGATGAAGCGACAATTCGCGAAGGTCTGGTCGATATTTGGCACGCAATGAAGGAAAGTGTTGAGCGCGGTATGCGCACTGAAGGTATTTTACCGGGTGGCTTAAAGGTTAATCGCCGCGCCCCTGCCCTGCACCGCTCGCTGTCTGTTGAAAGCAACAATGATCCACTCAGTGCAATGGACTGGGTCAATTTATTTGCCCTTGCCGTAAACGAAGAAAACGCTGCAGGTAGTCGTGTTGTGACGGCTCCAACAAATGGTGCAGCGGGCATTATTCCAGCGGTACTTTGCTATTACGATAAGTTTATCAAACCGGTGAGCGACGACGATTGCATCCGCTATTTACTTACCGCGGCTGCCATTGGCATCTTATACAAAACCAATGCCACTATCTCGGGTGCCGAAGGGGGCTGTCAGGCAGAAGTTGGCGTTGCCTGCTCTATGGCTGCTGGGGCACTCACCGAAATTATGGGTGGCTCACCCACGCAAGTTGAAAACGCTGCTGAAATCGGCATGGAGCACAACCTTGGCTTAACTTGTGACCCGGTTGGCGGTTTAGTGCAAGTGCCGTGCATCGAGCGAAATGCCATGGGCGCTGTCAAAGCCATCAACGCTTCACGCCTTGCCATGCGTGGTACAGGTACTCACAAGGTATCGCTTGATAAAGTGATCAAAACCATGTGGGATACTGGCAACGATATGAAAACTAAGTACAAGGAAACGTCACGTGGTGGCTTAGCGGTAAATATTATCGAGTGTTAACGGTTTTATTATTCGAACACCATAAAAAAACGAGCTAGGTTAGCTCGTTTTTTATTGGAAAATCCTAAAGTGGGATATCGGCTTACTTAGTCGGTAATTCAATATCCGACATCATTTCATCTATTTCCACATTATTCTTTAACAGCATCGCTTTAGTGACTAAGTCTCGATTTAAGTGCGGTGCAAAGCGCTCAATAAAATCAAACATATAGCCTCGTAAGAAAGTACCGCGTCTAAAGCCAATTTTCGTGGTACTCGCCTTGAATAAGTGGCTTGCATCCAGCGTCACTAAATCGCTATCGGCTTCAGGGTCCATCGCCATCGTTGCAATCACGCCAATACCAACGCCTAAACGTACGTAGGTTTTAATCACATCAGCATCCGTTGCGGTAAACACAACTTTAGGCTCACAACCTGCCGCGCTAAATGCTTTGTCCAGCTCAGAGCGACCCGTAAAGCCAAACACATACGTGACCAGCGAGTATTTCGCGATATCGGCAATGGTTAAATTCGTGACTTTCGCAAGTGGGTGGTCTTTGCGAACAATAATACTGCGGTTCCAGTGATAACAAGGCAACATAATAAGATCGTTATACAAATGCAGTGATTCTGTCGCGATGGCAAAATCAGCTTCACCTTTGGCGGATGCTTCACTAATTTGCTGTGGCGTACCTTGGTACATGTGCAAAGACACTTTCGGGTATTTCTTAATAAAGCCCCGGATCACATCAGGCAGTGCATAGCGCGCTTGCGTGTGTGTGGTCGCAATACGCAACTTACCTTCGTCTGGCTGAGTATGCTCGCGCGCTACGGCCTTTATGGCTTCAACTTTGTTGAGGATCTCTGTGGCAATATTGATGACTTCATGACCTGCCGAAGTGACATGAGTTAAATGCTTGCCGCTACGACCAAAGATTTGAATGCCCAACTCATCTTCCAGCATACGCACTTGCTTGCTAATACCGGGTTGTGAAGTGTAAAGGCTTTCGGCCGTTGCCGAAACGTTGAGGTTATTGTTCAATACCTCAACAATATATCTTAGTTGTTGGAGCTTCATTTTATTCCATTACCACATTGATTTAATGTATTTTTATTCCAAAAATATATACTTAAATACTGCAATATTCCATATTATTTTTAAAATTTTCAAACTTATAACAAAAAGTCTAGCAAGGTTTTACCAACTTGCTGATGATTTTTTTAGCAAGCGTAAAGAACGTGTTGCGAACTTGTCTTTATTTTGGAATGTTTTTCCTAGTTTCAGATATTTAGCGCTATGCTAAACAATACAATTTTTGTAGACTGCTAAAAGCTGTATCAAATTATTGAGTTGAGAAAAACATGATAGCCATCATCATCGGATTGATTGTCGCCCTTATAATTATTGTCGTTGTGGTAAGCGCAATCCAACAACACAAAGAAAAAATGGAAGCGGAAAAGCGCGCTCAGATCACCAAACAAAAAGCGATCATTGACGAAACTGAAGAGCTAGTCATGGCCATGGCACTTCTACCCGAAAACCCCAGAATTATCGAAGTATTAAGTCGACGTAGTTTAGGCGCAGCTAAGGCGATTGAGCAGATCATGCCAGAAATGAAAGGGGTTAAAGGCCGTATTCAAGAATTTGAAAACCGACTTAAAGCATCAGCAGATATGGCCGCCAACACTGGCAATAAAGAGCAGCAGTTTACCTTGCCCGATAACGAACAACAGCTGGTACAAATTTTACAATGCATTAAAAAACTGCGCGCGACATTAAAATCTGAGCAGAACAAAGGTGTACTAGACGCGCAAGTGTTTATGCAAGAAGATTTACGACTTGATTCAATGCAAATAAAAATCAATATTGAAAGCCTACTTAAACGCGGTAATGCGGCGTACTCCAAGGAAATGCTTGGTTCGGCTCGTCAATATTACGAAAAAGCGCTCGCCAGTATTGATAACACAGCAAACCAAAACGAATACACGCAAAATAAAAAAGCAGAAATCAAACAAAAACTAGAAGAGATAACAAACGAGCTGAAAAACACTAACGCCCGTGACGCTGAGAAAAAAGCGAAGAGTGAAGAGGATGATTTAGACCTGTTATTTCAACCCAAGAAGAAGTGGTAGCACGCCAGCTTACCTTGCTCGATTTCCCAAACAACCAGCACCTAGCTGGTTGTTTGCTTTATATCCTTTGCTAAATCCATCACTTTTAAGCCATGCAAAGTTTGCATATACTAATTGTTTTTATCTTCCAGCAACCAATAAACCTGTAACTGCCCGTGGCTAAACATTCCTCTTCAACCCGCTCCTCGTCAACCCGTTCCTCCTCAACCATAGTGCTGCCATCATTTTTGCGTAAAACGATGAAAGCCTATGCGTTAAAAGCAGCTATTCGAGACATTGGTTGCGAACTTAATCGCATTGGCCGCTCACGCAACTGGCGATTAACAGCGAATAAAATTCAGCTACAGGAAATTATTAATTTTATCGAGGCCAATGAAGAGCAAAGCTGGCTGTGGCTGGCAAAACACTTAAAAAACCAGCAAGAAACCCTCACACACGACGACCTGATGTTTATCGCCAAACAAAACAGTGGCATAACAGTTAACCAACTTATCGCCAAAACTGACTGCACGGCTGCACAAGCAAGGCGTGTTATTGATGAGTTAGAATTTCTCTAGTTCCCTACTTGCTAACCATCAGCACTAACTATCAGCATTGACTACCAGCCCGAAACACCAGCTCCCACCACTAAGCTAACCAAGTGCGTTAGCTGCGCACATTTTCTGCGACTTTCACTTGATAGCCCATTTCACACCCCTGCTTTACGAGCCAGTATTTCTGTTCATTGAGCACTTTTTAATTTACATACTCAACTTTTATTAATATAGTGATATCAAATTGATATCACATAGAGGTATTTATGAAAGAAAAAATTGGATTTTCACTGAATGGATATTTAGCGGCACTGGTTTTACTTGTGCTGCAATTGCTATCGGTTATCAGCCTAGTTAGCGCTGCCGATCAGCCCAACGCCCCTATCGCCAGCCTGGTCTTTATCATTTTGGTAGGTGTTTGTTGGCCCGGGCTTTTTATTGTTCAACCGAATCAAGCTAAGGTAATGACCTTCTTTGGTAGCTATGTTGGCACCGTTAAGCACAGTGGTTTGCGCTGGACCATTCCACTGTTTGTACGCCGCAATATCTCATTGCGAATTCGCAACTTTGAAAGTGGCCAGCTAAAAGTCAATGACAATCACGGTAACCCAATTGAAATTGCCGCAGTGGTTGTTTGGGCTGTTGAAGATACGGCGGAAGCAGTATTTGAAGTGGATGATTACGAAAGTTACGTGAGTATTCAAAGCGAGGCTGCCCTGCGCAATATGGCAACCACTTACCCATACGATTTACACGAAGGTGATGCGGTAGCACTGCGCAGTCATCCACAAGAAGTGTCAGAATCACTTAAAACTGAAATTCAGCAGCGTTTAGATAAAGCAGGAGTTCACGTATTAGAAGCGCGTATTAGCCATTTGGCTTATGCCCCTGAGATTGCTAGCGCTATGCTACAACGCCAGCAAGCATCTGCCATTGTCGCGGCACGCGGTAAAATTGTAGAAGGTGCAGTAGGCATGGTTGAAGCGGCACTTGCCAAGCTGTCAGAAAAAGAGATTGTCGATTTAGATGAGGAGCGCAAAGCAGCCATGGTTAGCAACCTACTTGTAGTATTGTGTGGTGAGCATAACACGCAACCAGTTATCAACGCTGGTAGCCTTTACTAACCACTCTGCTCATTGAAATTTAGGAGCGAGTATGGCGGCAAAGAAAAGCTTTCCACTGCGTATTAACCCTGATGTGCTCGCCGCGACCCAGCGGTGGGCAGATGATGAATTGCGCAGTGTGAATGCACAAATAGAATATGTGCTTAGAGATGCGCTGATTAAATCTGGACGTATTAAGCTCGTTCAGCAAGTAGTGACTGAAATTGAAGCCTTGGGTAC is a window of Thalassotalea euphylliae DNA encoding:
- a CDS encoding CoA pyrophosphatase, with protein sequence MDKQDFVQRFQYQSLEPSTHRFKFPRAVKESAVLIPLCQTTPDSNELSIVLTKRASHLKHHPGQVSFPGGKVEESDQSKVDTALREAEEEIGLARQQINVIGQLRDYHTITGFNITPIIGLVEGAMALNIDHNEVAEVFTVPLKHFIDGKNHTKLATYHRGFKHFVHFMPYQKHQIWGATAAIIADLVAHLSPEPAGV
- a CDS encoding L-serine ammonia-lyase is translated as MISVFDMFSVGIGPSSSHTVGPMRAAKLFAEHLAEQALVNKTDRIRCELFGSLGQTGIGHGTGKAVILGLTGQAPETIPVESIEQILAETVASEHINLLGEHAIAFPKANAIIYHRRKTLPAHANAMTLYAYQGDEVIFEETYYSIGGGFIVQDCDFEKEKDKALSLHTNIKRPHIFSTADELIKEANEKGLSISTIMMNNEKCLSDEATIREGLVDIWHAMKESVERGMRTEGILPGGLKVNRRAPALHRSLSVESNNDPLSAMDWVNLFALAVNEENAAGSRVVTAPTNGAAGIIPAVLCYYDKFIKPVSDDDCIRYLLTAAAIGILYKTNATISGAEGGCQAEVGVACSMAAGALTEIMGGSPTQVENAAEIGMEHNLGLTCDPVGGLVQVPCIERNAMGAVKAINASRLAMRGTGTHKVSLDKVIKTMWDTGNDMKTKYKETSRGGLAVNIIEC
- the cysB gene encoding HTH-type transcriptional regulator CysB, with protein sequence MKLQQLRYIVEVLNNNLNVSATAESLYTSQPGISKQVRMLEDELGIQIFGRSGKHLTHVTSAGHEVINIATEILNKVEAIKAVAREHTQPDEGKLRIATTHTQARYALPDVIRGFIKKYPKVSLHMYQGTPQQISEASAKGEADFAIATESLHLYNDLIMLPCYHWNRSIIVRKDHPLAKVTNLTIADIAKYSLVTYVFGFTGRSELDKAFSAAGCEPKVVFTATDADVIKTYVRLGVGIGVIATMAMDPEADSDLVTLDASHLFKASTTKIGFRRGTFLRGYMFDFIERFAPHLNRDLVTKAMLLKNNVEIDEMMSDIELPTK
- a CDS encoding ribosome recycling factor family protein, which encodes MAKHSSSTRSSSTRSSSTIVLPSFLRKTMKAYALKAAIRDIGCELNRIGRSRNWRLTANKIQLQEIINFIEANEEQSWLWLAKHLKNQQETLTHDDLMFIAKQNSGITVNQLIAKTDCTAAQARRVIDELEFL
- a CDS encoding SPFH domain-containing protein, coding for MKEKIGFSLNGYLAALVLLVLQLLSVISLVSAADQPNAPIASLVFIILVGVCWPGLFIVQPNQAKVMTFFGSYVGTVKHSGLRWTIPLFVRRNISLRIRNFESGQLKVNDNHGNPIEIAAVVVWAVEDTAEAVFEVDDYESYVSIQSEAALRNMATTYPYDLHEGDAVALRSHPQEVSESLKTEIQQRLDKAGVHVLEARISHLAYAPEIASAMLQRQQASAIVAARGKIVEGAVGMVEAALAKLSEKEIVDLDEERKAAMVSNLLVVLCGEHNTQPVINAGSLY